The Bacillus sp. Y1 genome has a window encoding:
- the mreC gene encoding rod shape-determining protein MreC, with translation MPQFLSNKRLIILLVSIIILVALIGFSIREREKLTWPEQFIKDTTGWVQSAFSRPANYVAGFFENVRDLQNTYEENKELKARLDELVQLEVDVQTLAKENKELREILDNKEDLSEFEPVQAIVVGRNPERWHELLVINKGKQDGIQQNMAVITANGLIGKVKSTSQFTSTIQLLSANDPTNRISAKIIGETETYGTIEGYDEERKLLKLKRLPYDAKIEKDQIVTTSGLGGVFPKDLPVGKVVEVVPDEFGLNQTAYIEPGADFYDIRHVMVVTVKTNTPDLSDISSEEEEEL, from the coding sequence ATGCCACAATTTTTATCAAATAAACGCCTTATCATTTTACTAGTTAGCATCATTATTCTCGTGGCATTAATCGGTTTTTCAATAAGAGAGCGAGAGAAGTTAACATGGCCTGAACAATTTATTAAAGATACGACAGGATGGGTACAATCAGCCTTTTCACGTCCTGCCAATTATGTAGCAGGTTTCTTTGAGAATGTAAGAGATTTGCAAAATACATATGAAGAGAACAAGGAATTAAAAGCTCGATTAGATGAGTTAGTTCAGCTTGAGGTAGATGTTCAAACACTAGCAAAAGAGAATAAAGAGCTACGAGAGATTCTAGATAATAAGGAAGATTTAAGCGAATTTGAGCCTGTACAGGCAATCGTTGTAGGTAGAAACCCTGAAAGATGGCATGAACTACTTGTTATTAATAAGGGGAAACAAGACGGTATCCAACAAAATATGGCGGTTATCACTGCAAATGGGCTAATCGGTAAGGTAAAAAGCACAAGTCAATTCACCTCGACCATTCAGCTATTAAGTGCAAATGACCCAACAAATCGAATTTCTGCAAAAATAATAGGTGAAACGGAAACTTACGGGACCATTGAAGGATATGATGAGGAAAGGAAACTCCTTAAACTAAAGAGGCTTCCGTATGATGCGAAAATAGAGAAAGACCAGATTGTTACAACTTCTGGACTAGGTGGAGTATTTCCGAAGGATTTACCTGTTGGTAAAGTGGTCGAAGTCGTTCCAGATGAATTTGGATTAAATCAAACTGCGTATATAGAGCCGGGCGCCGATTTTTATGATATTCGTCACGTTATGGTTGTTACTGTTAAGACGAATACGCCTGATTTAAGTGATATTTCTAGTGAAGAGGAGGAGGAATTGTGA
- a CDS encoding rod shape-determining protein, translated as MFGIGTRDLGIDLGTANTLVYVKGKGIVVREPSVVALQTDTKHIVAVGNDAKNMIGRTPGNVVALRPMKDGVIADYETTATMMKYYINQANKSKGLFSGKPYVMVCVPSGITAVEQRAVIDATRQAGARDAYPIEEPFAAAIGANLPVWEPTGSMVVDIGGGTTEVAIISLGGIVTSQSIRIAGDEMDEAIINYIRKTYNLLIGDRTAETIKVEIGSAGDPEGIENMEIRGRDLLTGLPKTIEIRAEEISKALHDTVYAIVDAVKVTLEKTPPELAADIMDRGIVLTGGGALLRNLDRVISEETNMPVLIAENPLDCVAIGTGKALDHIHLFKNKASETR; from the coding sequence ATGTTTGGAATAGGAACAAGAGATCTTGGAATTGATTTAGGAACAGCAAATACGCTTGTGTATGTGAAAGGAAAAGGGATTGTTGTAAGAGAGCCTTCTGTTGTTGCCCTGCAAACAGATACAAAACATATTGTAGCAGTAGGGAACGATGCAAAAAATATGATTGGCCGTACACCTGGTAATGTGGTAGCTCTTAGACCAATGAAAGATGGTGTTATTGCTGACTATGAAACAACTGCAACGATGATGAAATATTACATAAATCAAGCAAACAAAAGCAAGGGTCTCTTCTCAGGCAAGCCTTATGTAATGGTATGCGTACCATCAGGGATAACGGCTGTAGAACAAAGAGCAGTGATTGATGCAACTCGTCAAGCTGGTGCTAGGGATGCATATCCGATTGAAGAGCCGTTTGCTGCTGCAATCGGAGCAAATCTTCCTGTATGGGAGCCTACTGGAAGCATGGTTGTTGATATCGGAGGAGGGACAACTGAGGTTGCCATTATCTCATTAGGAGGTATCGTGACAAGCCAGTCCATTCGCATTGCTGGAGATGAAATGGATGAAGCAATAATTAATTATATTCGAAAAACGTACAACCTTCTGATCGGTGATCGTACAGCAGAAACGATTAAAGTTGAAATTGGAAGTGCGGGTGACCCAGAAGGTATTGAAAATATGGAAATACGTGGACGTGATTTGTTAACAGGACTACCGAAAACGATTGAAATTAGAGCAGAGGAAATCTCGAAAGCTCTACATGATACGGTATATGCAATCGTAGATGCTGTTAAGGTTACATTGGAAAAAACTCCACCAGAGCTTGCCGCAGATATTATGGATCGTGGGATTGTCCTTACAGGCGGAGGTGCGCTTCTTCGTAATTTAGACCGAGTAATTAGCGAAGAAACAAATATGCCAGTACTCATTGCTGAAAATCCACTTGATTGTGTGGCAATAGGTACAGGAAAAGCACTTGATCATATTCATCTTTTTAAAAATAAAGCTTCAGAAACACGATAA
- a CDS encoding Maf family protein, with the protein MQNLILASSSPRRKELLSILQIPFEVKASDVDETFHSELAPHEVVINLAERKAKHVSRNDSSSIVIGADTIVVAAGGEILGKPNNPTEAIEMLRKLSGSTHSVYTGVAIVSAARTTTFYEKTDVTFWELTDEEIHSYISTGEPYDKAGSYGIQGFGSTLVKRIAGDYFTVVGLPISRLVRELKPFRC; encoded by the coding sequence ATGCAAAACCTCATTTTAGCCTCTTCCTCTCCTCGACGAAAGGAACTGTTATCCATTCTTCAAATCCCGTTTGAGGTAAAAGCAAGTGATGTAGATGAAACCTTTCATTCTGAACTTGCACCACATGAAGTAGTTATCAATTTAGCAGAGCGTAAGGCAAAGCATGTGTCAAGAAATGATTCTTCATCTATCGTCATTGGTGCGGACACGATTGTTGTTGCTGCTGGTGGTGAAATACTAGGAAAACCTAATAACCCAACCGAAGCTATTGAGATGTTAAGGAAATTATCTGGTTCAACACATTCTGTTTACACAGGAGTAGCGATTGTATCGGCTGCTCGTACAACGACTTTTTATGAAAAGACGGATGTAACATTCTGGGAGTTAACTGACGAAGAAATTCACTCCTATATAAGTACCGGTGAACCGTACGATAAGGCGGGAAGCTACGGTATACAGGGGTTCGGTAGCACATTAGTGAAACGAATTGCAGGTGATTATTTTACGGTCGTTGGATTACCGATATCCCGCCTTGTCCGCGAATTAAAACCTTTTAGGTGTTGA
- a CDS encoding sensor domain-containing diguanylate cyclase encodes MDPKAKKIIWISWLSIVPIGLYLTYTFFPPLISGVDFDLFAFLLLISFVASVPMVVNNTPIFLIQWVSLAVFLTFGLFYEMILVQLGIIVLLIKLRVTKQQLYRFPLNSLMFFVCSLLSGVIYYALGGVHGLTLVENPKLLLIAITYAVVNYALNQLILSGIRYALFKQKQQYFGKDFIWETITSILTLPIGLVLYTLYIEVGVVALLFVGVPFASLSIILNLYYSTEKVNSYLQKAAEIGHELAERLDVDGVLGLFLQKLKTLLPVDEAYVLDKENGQLHIIRMESNHGEFRTFETMRPLKKGEGIGGKVWADKNALIFSSSKEWKPITKEPLSPDMESVLCVPIVKSNEVVGILLLASSEKRAYEKSQLMILEILCSYLAVAVENARHYEKTKEISERCALTNLYNYRYLDNELQAEYGKLMASERKKISLILLDIDHFKSVNDTYGHQSGNEILRELAGRLENLVGKKGTVARYGGEEFTILLPDVDKQEALKLAELVRLTIANWPFTLEQHISEKNKKVLVNITASIGVATSPDDADDPQSLIRHADRALYVGAKRAGRNRVAQYVK; translated from the coding sequence ATGGATCCAAAAGCAAAAAAAATCATTTGGATATCTTGGCTATCAATTGTCCCAATTGGACTCTATTTAACATATACCTTTTTCCCACCATTAATTAGTGGGGTGGATTTTGATCTATTTGCCTTTCTTTTGCTAATCTCTTTTGTTGCATCCGTCCCAATGGTTGTAAATAATACTCCTATTTTTCTTATTCAATGGGTATCATTGGCGGTGTTTTTAACATTTGGTTTATTTTATGAAATGATTCTTGTGCAATTGGGGATCATTGTCCTTTTAATTAAACTTCGTGTCACCAAACAACAATTATATCGTTTTCCCCTTAATTCACTTATGTTTTTTGTTTGCTCGCTTCTCAGTGGAGTGATTTATTATGCATTAGGCGGCGTTCACGGCCTTACTTTGGTAGAGAATCCGAAGCTGCTACTGATTGCGATAACTTACGCAGTCGTAAATTATGCTCTCAATCAGTTGATTCTATCAGGTATTAGATATGCTTTGTTTAAGCAAAAACAGCAGTATTTTGGTAAGGATTTTATTTGGGAGACTATTACATCTATCCTTACTTTGCCTATAGGGCTAGTTCTATACACGTTATATATTGAGGTAGGGGTTGTGGCACTATTATTTGTTGGAGTACCGTTTGCTAGTCTTTCGATCATATTAAACCTTTACTACTCCACTGAAAAGGTGAATAGTTATCTCCAAAAAGCGGCTGAAATTGGACACGAGCTTGCTGAAAGACTTGATGTGGACGGGGTGCTTGGACTCTTTTTACAAAAATTAAAAACCCTTCTTCCAGTAGATGAAGCGTATGTGTTAGATAAAGAGAATGGTCAATTGCACATTATTCGGATGGAGAGTAATCACGGAGAGTTTCGAACCTTCGAAACCATGAGACCTTTAAAAAAAGGAGAAGGAATTGGTGGGAAGGTTTGGGCAGATAAGAATGCCCTGATTTTCTCGAGCAGCAAAGAGTGGAAACCTATAACAAAGGAGCCGCTTTCCCCAGATATGGAGAGTGTGCTTTGCGTTCCAATTGTTAAAAGCAACGAAGTAGTTGGAATCTTATTGCTAGCTTCTTCTGAAAAAAGGGCGTATGAAAAATCACAGCTTATGATTCTTGAAATTTTATGCTCTTACTTAGCTGTAGCTGTGGAGAATGCGAGACATTATGAGAAGACAAAAGAAATAAGTGAGCGATGCGCACTTACCAATCTGTATAATTATCGGTACTTAGATAATGAGCTGCAAGCAGAGTACGGGAAGTTGATGGCCTCTGAAAGAAAGAAAATTTCTCTCATTTTGTTAGATATCGACCATTTTAAGTCTGTAAACGACACATATGGACACCAAAGTGGGAATGAAATTCTAAGAGAATTAGCTGGTCGATTAGAAAACTTGGTCGGAAAAAAGGGAACTGTTGCGAGATATGGTGGAGAGGAATTTACGATTCTATTACCAGATGTTGATAAGCAAGAGGCACTCAAACTAGCTGAGCTTGTACGATTAACGATTGCTAATTGGCCATTTACCCTTGAACAACATATTTCGGAGAAAAATAAAAAGGTGCTAGTAAACATTACAGCTTCAATTGGAGTAGCCACATCACCCGACGATGCGGACGATCCTCAATCATTAATACGACACGCGGACCGTGCATTATATGTAGGAGCAAAGCGTGCGGGAAGAAATAGAGTAGCTCAATACGTAAAATAA
- a CDS encoding bifunctional folylpolyglutamate synthase/dihydrofolate synthase produces the protein MFLTYEEAVAWIHARLRLGIKPGLTRMEWMMDRLGHPEKHFHSVHIGGTNGKGSTVTFLRSILEEQGYTVGTFTSPYFEQFNERISVNGKPISNDDIVRLVNIIKPLSDELEQTELGGPTEFEVITAMSLYYFGQLSSVDMVLYEVGLGGRFDSTNIINPLLSIITSIGLDHTAILGDTHEKIAFEKAGIIKPRVPIITAVHQTEALQVIKKKASKENADCFVLGEDFHLMNHQSLATGEEFDWKMADKNWSSIQTTMIGKHQIENASLAIMAAQLLNDTKQFVIDSTSIRKGIKKAYWPGRFEVVSNDPTVVIDGAHNEEGIHTLVREAKKRYHDKEIHIVFAALRDKKLDGMIQELDELASQITFVSFDFPRAASSKELYSISLSENKKENMDWEASIEEKLFDLKENQVLVITGSLYFLAEVKPKLLKLLESM, from the coding sequence ATGTTTTTGACTTATGAAGAAGCAGTGGCATGGATTCATGCTAGGTTAAGGCTCGGAATTAAGCCGGGTCTTACAAGAATGGAATGGATGATGGACAGGCTTGGTCATCCAGAGAAACATTTTCACTCCGTACATATCGGGGGGACGAACGGAAAAGGTTCGACTGTTACCTTTTTAAGATCCATTTTAGAAGAGCAGGGATATACGGTGGGCACCTTTACTTCCCCGTATTTTGAGCAATTTAACGAACGAATTAGTGTGAATGGTAAGCCTATATCTAATGATGATATTGTGCGTTTAGTCAATATAATAAAACCTTTAAGTGATGAACTTGAGCAAACGGAATTAGGGGGACCTACGGAGTTTGAGGTCATAACAGCTATGTCACTCTACTATTTTGGTCAGTTGAGCTCGGTTGATATGGTACTATATGAGGTCGGCCTAGGTGGACGGTTTGACTCAACAAATATTATAAATCCTCTTCTGTCGATTATTACAAGTATTGGTCTTGACCATACTGCCATCTTAGGTGATACCCATGAGAAAATCGCATTTGAAAAAGCTGGAATTATTAAGCCGCGTGTACCTATTATTACAGCTGTTCACCAAACAGAAGCGTTACAAGTAATAAAAAAGAAAGCATCGAAAGAGAATGCAGATTGTTTTGTATTAGGGGAAGACTTTCATCTTATGAACCATCAATCATTAGCAACTGGGGAAGAGTTTGATTGGAAGATGGCTGATAAAAACTGGTCTTCTATTCAAACGACAATGATAGGTAAACATCAAATCGAAAATGCTTCCTTAGCGATTATGGCCGCTCAGTTATTAAATGATACGAAGCAATTTGTAATTGATTCCACTTCTATTAGAAAGGGCATAAAAAAAGCCTATTGGCCAGGGAGATTTGAAGTGGTAAGTAACGACCCGACGGTTGTTATTGATGGAGCTCATAACGAAGAGGGAATTCACACATTGGTTCGTGAAGCGAAAAAACGCTACCATGATAAGGAAATCCACATCGTTTTTGCGGCGTTAAGAGATAAAAAGCTAGATGGAATGATTCAAGAGCTAGATGAACTCGCCTCTCAAATCACCTTCGTATCCTTTGATTTTCCACGCGCAGCATCCAGCAAGGAACTTTATTCGATTAGTTTGTCTGAAAATAAAAAAGAAAACATGGATTGGGAGGCAAGTATTGAAGAGAAACTATTCGATCTAAAGGAAAATCAAGTGCTTGTTATTACGGGGTCGCTATATTTTTTAGCAGAGGTAAAACCAAAATTACTAAAGTTACTAGAATCAATGTAA
- a CDS encoding valine--tRNA ligase codes for METNELTMPTKYDPNTIERGRYEWWLKGKYFQALNDQEKEPYTIVIPPPNVTGKLHLGHAWDTTLQDILTRMKRMQGYDVLWLPGMDHAGIATQAKVEEKLRAEGKSRYDLGREAFVEETWKWKEEYASHIRQQWSKLGLGLDYSRERFTLDEGLSKAVREVFVSLYKKGLIYRGEYIINWDPATKTALSDIEVIYKDVQGAFYHMKYPLSDGSGFIEVATTRPETMLGDTAVAVHPEDDRYKDLIGKTVILPIVGREIPIVGDDYVDMEFGSGAVKITPAHDPNDFEIGNRHNLERVLVMNEDGTMNANAGKYQGLDRFECRKQIVKDLQADDVLFKIEEHMHSVGHSERSGAVVEPYLSTQWFVKMQPLADEAIALQKKEEKVNFVPDRFENTYLRWMENIRDWCISRQLWWGHRIPAWYHKQTGEVHVDHEPPADIENWEQDKDVLDTWFSSALWPFSTMGWPDIESSDYKRYYPTDCLVTGYDIIFFWVSRMIFQGLEFTGERPFKDVLIHGLVRDAEGRKMSKSLGNGVDPMEVIDKYGADSLRYFLSTGSSPGQDLRYSTEKVEATWNFANKIWNASRFALMNMDGLTYEQIDLSGEKSVADKWILTRLNETIETVTRLSDRYEFGEVGRVLYNFIWDDFCDWYIEMAKLPLYGEDEAAKLTTRSILAYVLDQTMRLLHPFMPFITEEIWQNLPHNGESITVAPWPVVNEELTDHQAASDMKLLVEIIRSVRNIRAEVNTPLSKKINMIVKGKDDNISAVLEKNRAYIERFCNPEELVIGTVVDEPEKAMTAVVTGAEIILPLAGLLNIEEEIARLGKEYAKLTQEVERVQKKLSNEGFVKKAPEKVINEERAKEKDYMEKRALVETRLNELKGL; via the coding sequence ATGGAAACAAATGAATTAACAATGCCAACCAAATACGACCCAAATACGATTGAACGTGGTCGATACGAATGGTGGCTAAAGGGAAAATACTTTCAAGCACTTAATGACCAAGAGAAAGAGCCATATACAATCGTTATTCCACCACCAAACGTAACAGGAAAGCTGCACTTAGGGCATGCTTGGGATACCACCTTGCAGGATATTCTTACGAGAATGAAACGTATGCAAGGGTATGATGTATTGTGGTTGCCAGGAATGGACCATGCTGGTATTGCAACACAAGCAAAGGTGGAAGAAAAGCTCCGTGCCGAAGGAAAAAGCCGATATGATCTTGGTCGTGAGGCATTTGTGGAAGAAACTTGGAAATGGAAAGAAGAGTATGCGAGTCATATTCGTCAGCAGTGGTCAAAGTTAGGTCTAGGTCTTGACTACAGTAGAGAGCGTTTTACGCTGGATGAAGGATTGTCGAAAGCTGTAAGAGAGGTTTTCGTTTCATTATATAAAAAGGGGCTTATCTATCGAGGAGAGTATATAATCAACTGGGATCCAGCAACAAAAACAGCCCTTTCTGATATTGAAGTTATTTATAAGGATGTTCAAGGTGCTTTCTATCATATGAAGTATCCTTTAAGTGATGGCTCAGGATTCATTGAAGTGGCAACCACAAGACCAGAAACCATGCTTGGAGACACGGCAGTTGCTGTTCACCCTGAGGATGATAGATATAAGGACTTAATTGGGAAGACAGTTATTTTGCCAATTGTTGGTCGTGAGATCCCAATCGTCGGTGACGACTACGTAGATATGGAATTTGGTTCAGGCGCAGTGAAAATAACTCCGGCACATGACCCGAATGACTTTGAAATTGGAAATAGACATAATCTTGAACGGGTACTTGTAATGAACGAAGATGGCACGATGAATGCGAATGCCGGTAAGTACCAAGGGCTGGACCGATTCGAGTGTCGTAAGCAAATCGTTAAGGATCTTCAAGCAGATGACGTATTATTTAAAATTGAAGAGCATATGCACTCAGTTGGGCACTCAGAAAGAAGTGGTGCAGTAGTTGAGCCATATTTATCAACACAGTGGTTCGTTAAAATGCAACCTTTAGCAGATGAAGCAATCGCCTTACAAAAGAAAGAAGAAAAAGTGAATTTTGTTCCTGACCGATTTGAGAACACGTACCTGCGCTGGATGGAAAACATTCGTGACTGGTGTATTTCTCGTCAGCTTTGGTGGGGCCACCGTATTCCAGCGTGGTATCACAAACAAACAGGAGAGGTACACGTTGATCATGAGCCTCCTGCAGATATTGAAAACTGGGAACAGGATAAAGACGTATTAGATACATGGTTCAGTTCCGCTCTTTGGCCGTTTTCGACGATGGGCTGGCCAGATATCGAATCAAGTGATTACAAGCGTTACTATCCAACCGATTGTCTTGTAACTGGTTACGATATCATCTTTTTCTGGGTATCAAGAATGATCTTCCAAGGCTTGGAATTCACAGGAGAACGTCCATTTAAGGATGTCCTTATTCACGGACTTGTTCGAGATGCTGAAGGGCGTAAAATGAGTAAGTCACTTGGAAACGGTGTTGATCCGATGGAAGTTATTGACAAGTATGGTGCAGACTCTTTACGTTATTTCTTATCAACAGGAAGCTCTCCAGGGCAAGATTTACGTTATAGCACGGAAAAGGTAGAAGCAACTTGGAACTTTGCTAATAAAATTTGGAATGCCTCACGCTTTGCATTAATGAATATGGACGGATTAACGTATGAACAAATTGACTTAAGTGGTGAAAAGTCTGTAGCGGATAAGTGGATTTTGACTAGACTTAATGAAACCATTGAAACGGTAACAAGACTTTCAGATCGATATGAATTTGGTGAGGTTGGTCGTGTTCTATACAATTTCATTTGGGATGACTTCTGTGATTGGTATATCGAAATGGCGAAGCTTCCACTTTATGGTGAGGATGAAGCGGCAAAGTTAACAACAAGATCTATATTAGCTTATGTACTTGATCAAACGATGAGACTTCTACACCCATTCATGCCGTTTATCACAGAGGAAATTTGGCAGAACCTTCCTCATAATGGAGAGTCAATTACGGTTGCACCATGGCCAGTAGTAAATGAGGAGTTAACTGATCATCAAGCTGCTTCCGATATGAAGCTATTGGTTGAGATTATCCGTTCTGTTCGAAATATCCGTGCAGAAGTAAATACTCCGCTAAGCAAAAAGATCAATATGATTGTAAAGGGAAAAGACGACAATATCTCTGCTGTGTTGGAAAAGAACCGTGCGTATATTGAGCGTTTCTGTAATCCTGAAGAATTAGTCATTGGAACGGTAGTTGATGAGCCAGAGAAGGCGATGACAGCTGTTGTAACAGGAGCAGAAATTATTCTTCCACTAGCTGGACTGCTAAATATAGAGGAAGAAATTGCTCGACTAGGAAAGGAATACGCAAAGCTTACCCAAGAGGTAGAACGTGTTCAAAAGAAACTCAGCAATGAAGGCTTTGTGAAGAAGGCGCCTGAGAAAGTAATTAATGAAGAGCGTGCAAAAGAGAAAGACTATATGGAAAAACGAGCACTGGTTGAAACGCGTTTAAATGAATTAAAAGGACTATAA
- the ysxE gene encoding spore coat protein YsxE: protein MSNINYLQQMEPVLKNYGVKPHFIEKFGKIFRIYSDKGVFALKKIAPKHGTDFIRHIQYLYQKGYNRIVPVYPTVDGRYAVLHNQALYYLMPWLPNEEKENRNERNQQLFRELARLHTLSLHEVTIDPQEKEEHYTSLSSLWEKETEFIEGYIEACEGKQYMSPTELLFCLYYNDIRQALTYSKNKLKEWFELTKEETKARAVVVHGKISSEHFLYDDRGYGYFINLEGSREGAAIHDILPFLSRLLNTFPKRCDDCIDWLYVYLKYFPLKDDEMLLLLAYFAHPGPVLRVVEEYYKSKERNERKFVQSLQKQFWLLKNSEYVVMRIEEIERQKKQAAAAAAAQSNEGAQS, encoded by the coding sequence TTGTCGAATATTAATTATTTGCAGCAAATGGAGCCGGTGTTAAAAAATTACGGAGTTAAGCCACACTTTATTGAGAAATTCGGGAAAATCTTTCGTATTTATAGTGATAAAGGAGTATTTGCTCTAAAAAAGATAGCTCCTAAACATGGAACGGATTTTATTAGACATATCCAATATCTATATCAGAAAGGATACAATCGTATTGTCCCTGTTTATCCAACGGTGGATGGACGCTATGCGGTTTTGCATAATCAAGCGTTATATTACTTGATGCCATGGTTACCAAATGAGGAAAAAGAAAACAGGAATGAAAGAAATCAACAGCTTTTCCGGGAGCTTGCAAGGCTTCATACATTGTCACTTCATGAAGTGACCATTGATCCTCAAGAAAAAGAAGAACATTATACTTCTCTTTCATCACTTTGGGAAAAAGAGACGGAATTTATTGAAGGCTATATTGAAGCGTGTGAAGGAAAACAATATATGTCTCCTACCGAACTTTTGTTTTGCTTGTATTACAATGACATTCGTCAAGCACTAACGTATTCCAAAAACAAGCTAAAAGAATGGTTCGAGCTAACAAAGGAAGAAACGAAGGCCAGGGCGGTCGTGGTTCATGGTAAGATCTCTTCTGAGCATTTTCTCTATGATGATAGAGGTTATGGATATTTTATTAATCTTGAAGGTAGCAGAGAAGGAGCTGCCATTCATGATATTTTACCTTTTTTATCAAGACTGTTAAATACCTTTCCAAAGCGTTGCGATGACTGCATAGACTGGTTATATGTGTATTTAAAGTACTTTCCATTAAAAGATGACGAAATGCTCTTATTATTAGCTTATTTTGCTCATCCCGGCCCTGTGTTAAGGGTGGTGGAAGAGTATTATAAATCAAAAGAAAGAAATGAAAGAAAGTTTGTTCAAAGCTTACAAAAACAATTTTGGTTATTAAAAAATTCTGAGTACGTCGTCATGCGTATAGAGGAAATTGAAAGACAAAAAAAACAAGCTGCAGCGGCAGCAGCAGCTCAAAGTAACGAGGGAGCCCAAAGTTAG
- the spoVID gene encoding stage VI sporulation protein D, whose translation MSQGNESCLRFSLEESVWFQKGQEVEELVSISLDPNITIHENEQYVTIQGALELTGEYQRYNDGSNEEEDLFTAPKFVHHVEEREEGLYEFSHRFPVDITIPNNRIQSIDDIHVEVESFDYLFQERSCMKLTADLTITGLYGDQQHKPAHEEAEVEEVQLEVAYREAAVDEIEENVEGSHELRTVEQEEPTILEHEYEPFAVEARKSADDKEEKVVSINKTVELFEAPQLSVNEAKEPEITFSVARSEGPQEVAEEVVEEATEVELQPVPEAELQPQSVTELQPQAETQPEAEVESSSSPPQPKIKKKKSSKKGMSLTEFFARKEETEDLTKLRVAIVQSGETVEQLAARYEVPVQQLLKVNHLELNQDIYEGQVLYIPIPIAHK comes from the coding sequence TTGTCTCAGGGTAACGAGTCGTGCTTGCGATTTTCATTAGAAGAATCGGTGTGGTTTCAAAAGGGACAGGAAGTAGAGGAGTTAGTTTCTATTTCACTTGACCCAAATATTACGATTCATGAAAACGAACAATATGTCACCATTCAAGGTGCATTAGAATTAACAGGGGAATATCAGCGTTACAATGATGGTTCTAACGAGGAGGAGGATTTGTTTACTGCTCCGAAGTTCGTTCATCATGTGGAGGAGAGGGAAGAGGGACTCTATGAGTTTTCACACCGTTTTCCGGTAGATATAACCATTCCTAATAACCGTATCCAAAGCATTGATGACATTCATGTTGAAGTGGAAAGCTTTGATTATCTTTTTCAAGAAAGAAGCTGTATGAAGCTAACTGCCGATTTAACGATTACGGGTCTTTATGGAGATCAGCAGCATAAACCGGCACATGAAGAAGCAGAAGTGGAAGAAGTTCAACTTGAGGTTGCTTACCGAGAAGCAGCCGTTGATGAGATAGAAGAAAATGTTGAAGGGTCTCATGAGCTTCGTACAGTGGAACAAGAGGAACCAACGATTTTGGAACATGAGTATGAACCATTCGCTGTGGAAGCGAGAAAATCAGCAGATGATAAAGAGGAAAAAGTGGTTTCAATAAATAAAACGGTTGAACTTTTTGAAGCACCACAACTTTCTGTAAACGAAGCAAAGGAGCCTGAAATTACTTTTTCAGTAGCTCGAAGTGAAGGACCCCAAGAGGTTGCAGAAGAAGTCGTTGAGGAGGCAACAGAGGTTGAGCTTCAGCCTGTACCAGAAGCCGAACTTCAGCCACAATCAGTGACAGAACTCCAACCACAAGCAGAAACCCAACCAGAAGCGGAAGTAGAATCTTCTTCTTCACCTCCTCAGCCTAAGATTAAGAAAAAGAAATCTTCAAAAAAGGGGATGTCTTTAACCGAGTTTTTTGCTCGAAAAGAGGAGACGGAAGACTTAACAAAACTTCGTGTAGCCATCGTTCAAAGCGGGGAAACGGTCGAGCAATTAGCGGCACGTTACGAAGTACCTGTACAACAATTACTTAAGGTAAACCATCTTGAGTTAAATCAAGATATATACGAAGGGCAAGTTCTTTATATACCTATTCCTATTGCCCATAAATAG